In Candidatus Binatia bacterium, the genomic window AAGAAAACGAACTTGTTGTCCATCTGGCGGTTGATCCGCGCGCCGTCGCCATCGGGGCCGGATCGACTCGATTCAAGATCACTATCGACATCGGTGGCGAAGAGCACCTTCTGCTCGAAGAGATTCTGCAACCAGAATCCAGAGGGTGGCAGGAGCGAACAATTTCGCTCAATCGTTTCGCCGGACAGCAGGGTGTCTTCCAGTTCGCCGCGGAACCCGCAGCAGGAGTTGGTGCCACCCTGATCGCGCCGCTCTTCGGCTCACCGGTGCTAACCGCTCCTGTGGCAGACAGGAAGCCTCCGAGCGTAATCCTGATTTCGATCGATACGCTGCGTGGAGATTTTGTCGGACAGATTCGCGATGGTCGCAGCCTGACGGAAAGCATCGACGAGTTCGGACGACAAGGCGTCGTCTTCTCGCAAGCGATGACCACCTACCCCTCGACCACGGCCTCTCATATGAGCATCCTGACCGGCCTCTATCCGTCGATTCACAACGTCATCATCCCCGGAACTCGAGTGTCTCGCAAAACCCCGATTGCCGCAGAAATCTTTTCTCAGGCCGGTTATTTCACGGGAGCGGTTACCGAAAATGCCATGATTGCCCGAAGCAGCGGATTCGCCCGAGGTTTTGATTTTTATCGAGAGGAACACGGCACCAGCCATCAACATCGCCTGGGCTTTATCGAGGACACTTTAGCTACCGCGACCGAGTGGATTCGGGCGCACCATGCGGACCCGTATTTCTTTTTCATTCATTCCTATCAGGTACATTCGCCTTATTTCCCTCCTCCCGAATACGATGTTTTCACGGGGGCACCCGATTGGCTGCCCGAGCCTCTGCCGGCACCGAAACTGCGGATGCTGAACGCCTATTCGGGCGAAGTTCTCTATACCGATGCCATGGTCGGGCGGTTCCTGGCCGAATTGGAGGAGATCGGGATCGGTGACGATACCGTCGTGATCATCACATCGGATCACGGCGAAGAATTTGGGGTCCATCGCACCGTAGGCCATTCGGGCCTCCTCCCAGAATCCGTCATGCATGTCCCATTGATCATCCGAGCGCCCAATCAAATCCCGCCGAACCGTCGCGTGGACTCGGTCGTTTCCCTTGTCGATATCTTGCCGACAATTCTGGAACTCACGGGGCAGCCGCCACTGGCGCAGAGTAGCGGAACCTCACTTATGGCCCGATTGAACGATCCTGCCCTCGCGAGCCCTCGCGCCGTCTACGGTGAGAATCGGCGGAAAACCGCCGACCATATCTCCGCTCGGACCGATACGCATCGCTTCATTCGCTATCGCCGTGGGTCACGCCCCACAGCCGTCTTCGCGACGAAAGAAGATCCGCTTGAAATGCAGGAGCTTGAAGACCCTGCTCTTCGGAGCGAAGGCGAAGCATGGATTGCGCTCTACGAATCGGGCGCCAAGCCCCCGCCCTCCGGCGATGCGAGCAAGACCTCCGTGCCCGCCGACACCGCGGCCAAACTCCGGGCTCTGGGCTACACCGACTGAACCAGCTCGCCAACCGCGCGAGATCGGCTGCTATTCACTCGAAGTGGCCGTTTGGGAACGGCCCGCGGCCGGTGATAGGGCAGGAGGATGTCGGACGATATCCTCTCCACCCAGGCCTTGCTTACCGAAGCCATGAGTCGCGCCGATGGTCTCTCCGATCTTGGCGAAGGCCCCTTTACCGAACCCCTGGAGAGATTCCTCGACTCTCTCCGCGAGGAAGCCGGACTCAATGACATCGGGCTTCTGATCGCACAGGAACGGATCCTCGGCCATACCGTCAACCGCTTGAACTACGTCGAAGACCGGAAACGATATCCCCAGATCGCCAATCAGAAGATCGTTCGACCGGTTTTCATCATCGGCATGCCCCGGACGGGCACCACGGTTCTGCATGATATTCTGGCGCAGGATACTTCCAATCGGGCGCCGATGACCTGGGAAGTCATGTTCCCCTCTCCTCCGCCCGAAACAGCCCTCTTCCACACCGACCCCCGCATCGAAGCGTGCGCCGCGACCTTCCCCGATATCGACGCCATGATTCCCGGATTCAAGGCGATGCATCCCATGGGGGCCTTGTTGACCCAGGAGTGCGTCACCTTGATGGGTGAGACGATGTGTACGCCCCTGTTCCATTGCCAGTTTCGCGTACCGACATATCAGGACTGGGTCGACAGGGAGGCTGATTGGAGCCACGTCTACCACTTTCACAAACAACAGCTCCAACATCTCCAATCACACCACGGTGCGGAGCGCTGGGTGTTGAAGACCGGCGCACACCTCTGGGGCCTTGAGCACCTTCTGCAAACCTATCCTGATGCACGGATCGTCTTCACACACCGCGACCCCGTCGACTCGATGACATCCTACGCCAGTCTGACCTCTCTGGTGCGCAGCATGGGCAGCGACAAGGTGGACCGGATGGAAGTGGCCGAAGATTGGACCCGCAGGTTATGCAGGGCCGTCGAACACGGACTGCAAGTGCGCGAGGCTGGCGAGCACCCCGACGCCCTCTTCTACGACGTGCAGTTCGGAGATTTCGTGAAAGATCAGTTTGCGGTCGTGGAAAAGATCTATGCCGCGTTCGATCTGCCACTGCCCGACGATGCCGCCACGCGCATGCGGAGCTTCATCGCTGATAACCCGAAGGGCAAACACGGCGAGCACCAATACCAGCCCGAAGACTTCGGCGTGAACCCCACGAGCGTCCGTGACGAATTCGGAGCCTATATCAAACGTTTCGGCCTGCGCCCCTCCTGAGATCGGCGATCACAACAGCCTGCCAAGGCAAGCGCTGTCTCGAAAGCACCCGGGGCAGCGACGGCGTCAGCTTAAACTCGCAGCAAAATCATCCGCGGACTTGGTTTCGATATTCAGCTGACCGGCCAATCCGGCGCTTCGGTGCTGCTCGCTCGCCTGATAATCAGGGTCCTGGATCATGCTGAGCATTGCCTTGCGGCTCGGATACATCGCGATCGCCACGGCGTCCCAGAGCTCATCCACTTCGCCGAGCATCAAGCGAGACACCTGACCACCAAAAATAGCTCGCCCGCCGACCTTCTCCAGGTGCCCCTGGACTTCTTCGGCGTAGATTGCGTATGCGGCCGGCCCGGTCAAATCCGTATCGCGGCCATCGGCATACTCTGCTTTCTCCCGGAACTTCAGGAGATTCACCATAAAGATCGGCGTATCGGTATCGCCTTCCAGAAATCCCTTGACCTGCTCTTCCGAAGGGGCCAGTCGATTCTCAACGTTCATTTTTGTTTCCTGTTGCTGATTCTATCCGAGGTTGGACAAGATGACGGTCATCGCTCGCCGCGAGCGCGCCAACGATGGTGACAACTCTTGCATTCAATCGTAGGTCCGACAAACACATTGATCGCGTATAGAACGGCAGCGGCACCGGCCAGACCGGGGATCCCGAAGCCCAGAACACGGATCAGCAGGACAATGCCGGCAACCGTCAGAGCGAAAGCCCACAGACTATCCGGCATCAGAAAGCGACGCAGCATCAGATCCTCACTGCCACAGAGTGGACAACGCTCATCAGGCCCCGGCGCCAGCGAAGACTCGGCAATGTCCTGCAGATCGGAGCCGTGATCGGCGGCCAGAGATCGCCAACTTCGCTCGAGATCACCTTGGGCCACAAGCACACGCACCTGAGGCCGCCCGCTGGACAAGACCGGCAACACGGAAAAAGAGCGATCATCGACAACGGCCTCGATGCCATCGGCCTGCAAACGCCCTTGCGCCAGGAGTCCGTCGTCGAGGGTGGAGAACCGAGCCAACTCGACCATCGGCCCCTCCCCTTGGGGGGTTTCTGTTTCGCTATCCGACATCACCATCACGATCCCGCTCCAGCCTTCGTTCGATCCACAAAAGCGTCACCGGGAGTATTGATAAATGGGCTGATCAAGGCCCTCGCTCAGCGTGAGGTAGCTTGTACCGTCGGGCGAGAATCCAATCGCTTCGCCCTGCGGTTCCTCCGGCACGCCCACGACCGGGACCTCACACGGTTCTCCCGCCAGCGCCTCGGCAACGGATTGTCGTCGCGTGCGCCGCCAGAGACGTGCCCCGACATAGCCCCGCACGAGGATTTCTCGACCGTCGGGGGAAATATCCCCTCCGGTGGTAAAGTCGCCTCCTTCGAGATTTGCCTCGCCGACCAACTCCAGCACGGTATCGCCACGCGCCTGGGCTTCCGCGGAGAGGCGATAGACCAAAGATGGACCGGGCGCATAGAGAGTCTTGATCACAATCAGCAGATCCCCGGTTTCCGGGTCGACCAGGAGAGTTTCGGCATCGTGAGCTCCATCGGGATAGGTAAGATCCATCGTGACGATCTCGCTTGCCGCAATCTGATGATTCGCGCCATCCACCACAGGTTCTGCAAAACGGTGGATCTGGATGGAATCCCTCTGGCTGAAATTGTCGCCGATGTCCGCGAGGTAAAGATACTGCTGGCCTCGCCTCGGCCCCGGCCCGATCGCCATATCCTCCCAATCACGAGCCGTCGCTTCGAGCAAAAACGTACCCCGCAGAGATCCGTCCGTGTGGATCGCAAACAAACGGGGAAGATCTCCCGAATCATTATGCACCCACAGAACGTCGGGCTGTGCGCGACTTGCCACCAATCCCGAAACCTCGCGAATTTCCGGCGACACAACGCGCCCGACAACCTCCACTCGGTCGATGACCGGGCATGGAGGTGGCCCCGGGTCGGGTCTCGTGGAAGCGCCACATCCCGCGACCAGAACGACCCCAAAGCCGGCGAGAAGAATCGACCGATATATCCGAAACGACCCGTGCATGCATGACTTCATGACGCGATGCTACCCTCCCTTGCCGAAGATGACGAACCCCCCGGCAAGAGGACTTCAGAGGCCATCCGACTCAAGCGCTCTGCAGGCCCACCAGACGCTGGCGAATGAGGTCATCCGCCTCGCTCATGATGCGATCGACCAGCTCAGCCACTGTCGGTACGTCATGGATCAGCCCGGCCACCATTCCGCAGGACCAGGCGCCCGAATCGACATCGCCCTCCTGCATCACCTTGGGGTAAATGCCCGCAACCTCGGGAAGAATATCTTCAAATTTCAGATCGGCGCCGAGTTCCTTTTCCTTGGCGATCAATCTCTCGACACCGGCGTTGGTAAGCACACGTTCGGTGTTGCGCAGGCCCCGCATAATCAGTCGCGTATCCAGCTCACTGGCCTCCACCAGCGCCTGCTTGACGTTGGGATGCACGGGCGCCTCTTTTGTCGCGATGAACCGAGTCCCCATATTCATGCCGTCGGCACCCATCGCCAGAGAAGCGACGAGACTCCGCGCGTCGGCCATTCCACCGGAAGCGACAAACG contains:
- a CDS encoding sulfatase encodes the protein MSAVSFFLIVLMLVGCPQGTATEITETPKNRARNVSLRIWEKLDKDISWTPRCEVDDVLRPALGCNLGKEIFRGRLTIDDQRKAYLDIERPIWLEDQAALIKSVRNPRNILDDGGLAPLLLPAGRGRLQGELENAGQPDEEIRIKVIALELASIRRSWRSRTQAIAKENELVVHLAVDPRAVAIGAGSTRFKITIDIGGEEHLLLEEILQPESRGWQERTISLNRFAGQQGVFQFAAEPAAGVGATLIAPLFGSPVLTAPVADRKPPSVILISIDTLRGDFVGQIRDGRSLTESIDEFGRQGVVFSQAMTTYPSTTASHMSILTGLYPSIHNVIIPGTRVSRKTPIAAEIFSQAGYFTGAVTENAMIARSSGFARGFDFYREEHGTSHQHRLGFIEDTLATATEWIRAHHADPYFFFIHSYQVHSPYFPPPEYDVFTGAPDWLPEPLPAPKLRMLNAYSGEVLYTDAMVGRFLAELEEIGIGDDTVVIITSDHGEEFGVHRTVGHSGLLPESVMHVPLIIRAPNQIPPNRRVDSVVSLVDILPTILELTGQPPLAQSSGTSLMARLNDPALASPRAVYGENRRKTADHISARTDTHRFIRYRRGSRPTAVFATKEDPLEMQELEDPALRSEGEAWIALYESGAKPPPSGDASKTSVPADTAAKLRALGYTD
- a CDS encoding sulfotransferase, coding for MSDDILSTQALLTEAMSRADGLSDLGEGPFTEPLERFLDSLREEAGLNDIGLLIAQERILGHTVNRLNYVEDRKRYPQIANQKIVRPVFIIGMPRTGTTVLHDILAQDTSNRAPMTWEVMFPSPPPETALFHTDPRIEACAATFPDIDAMIPGFKAMHPMGALLTQECVTLMGETMCTPLFHCQFRVPTYQDWVDREADWSHVYHFHKQQLQHLQSHHGAERWVLKTGAHLWGLEHLLQTYPDARIVFTHRDPVDSMTSYASLTSLVRSMGSDKVDRMEVAEDWTRRLCRAVEHGLQVREAGEHPDALFYDVQFGDFVKDQFAVVEKIYAAFDLPLPDDAATRMRSFIADNPKGKHGEHQYQPEDFGVNPTSVRDEFGAYIKRFGLRPS
- a CDS encoding DUF1330 domain-containing protein, with translation MNVENRLAPSEEQVKGFLEGDTDTPIFMVNLLKFREKAEYADGRDTDLTGPAAYAIYAEEVQGHLEKVGGRAIFGGQVSRLMLGEVDELWDAVAIAMYPSRKAMLSMIQDPDYQASEQHRSAGLAGQLNIETKSADDFAASLS